The stretch of DNA GAACGCCCTGACGGGCGTTCGCCGTCCGCTCGTTCTCCCAAGATTCTTCAAAATCCGGTTCATAGCTTTCGCTGAGCAGGTCTGCGAGCATCTAACCAATTCACTCAACGACCTGCTCACTTCTCAAATTGACTCAACTAGACAGTGCCTTTCCGCTGTAATCGTCGGGATTTAAGCGCGTATGTATTGCCGTCTACGTCGTGAACGGAGTATACTTTTCTGTGAGCTCTTCTCTCCATGATCGTAAACATTTCTGCCCGATATGAGAGAGTATCTGCGTCGAATTCGAGCATATTATTTGTAGTTCACGATACTTGATCAATTTTCGAAAAAGCTTACAAGTGACGTACGTCGCTGGCCGAACGTATGGCGCAGGAATCCAGCACTGCCGACCGCACTGAGTCCTCGACCTCCGAGCGCAATACGGTATTAACGCGGCGATCGTACGTTCAGTCGATCGTAGCAGGTGCGGCCACCAGGCTGGGTATTACTGCAGGGGGCGTGACGAAAGTCGGCATGACTGTAGTAGGGGCTCTTACGGCCGAGGAGTACGAGGTCCTCAAGGCCGACGGGCAGATGGTCCGGATCGGGGAGGGTGAGACGTTCGAAAATACCCTTATCGACCTCACGAGGGGACGGTCTTTCACGCTCGTAGTCAACGGCGGGGGTTCGGTGATTCGAAATATTGGGTTCAAAGGGTTGTGCCGGGGTTCTGGCTTCCAAATACTGGTCACGGCGTCTAGTGGAGAAGTGATCGTCGAAAACCTCTATCTCGGCGACGGCGCGACGAAGGAAGGTAGCGGCCACGAACACGGACCCGGCGCGATTTTCTGCAACAACGAGGGAGACAGCGACGTTACCTTCCGGTATTGTAACGTCCAAGGCTATCCGAACAGCGGATTCTACTGCTCCAATACTGGGGATTCCGGCTCCGTCACATTCGAGAACTGCTACGGAAAGAACAACGGGGTCGCCACTTTTCACTGTGCTGGCCCCGACGACTCGCTCCGTAATTGTGTCGGGTATAACGACGACACCGACTACGGTCCCGGATACGACGGATTCACCGAACGCAACGGTTATCCCGTTTGGGTCGGGTCTTCAGGTCCGGTCACGATCGAAAATTCCCACTTCGCTGCCGGAGCGTATCCTGAAACGCTTCGTACTCACGGAGGTGGGAGTATCGATTTCGAATCCGGCTCGTATAGTGGAACGTTCCGAGGGGCAGTACGAACCGGTAATGTTGCTACCGATCCGAATCTTTCGATTCCCGAAGGTGTCCCGAAAAGTGCTGAAGAGGCCGCAATCGAATCTACCTAAACGATCTCGCGATCGAGAAACAGGTGCTCGAGACTATACTGTCCACTTCCGTATAAAACGAGGACGAGGAACGCTGCGATGTATAGTAATCCGAGTTCCCCTCCGTTCTGGATCGGGATGATTCCGTCTGGAAGATGAGCGATAAACTGAGCGACGACCATCTGTCCAGCCGCGATGAGTGCGACGAGCCGAGTCAGCACGCCGATGACGAGGAGGAGACCTCCGATTAGCTCAATAACGCCGGCGACACCGTACATACCGAGCAACGGCGCAGCGCTTCCACTTCCGCTTACGCCACCAAAGAGGCCGAATAGTTTCTGGGCGCCGTGTTGCATAAATAACAGCCCGACGAGAACACGAAACACGAAGTAAATGTGTTCTTCATATGATTTCACGTGGCGGCCGAGTAGAGAATACATCTCGTCTTTAGACTGATTATTTAGAGTTGAATCTCGTCCGTCGCAGGTGGTTCCAGATGCCATCAGGAAATAGTTTAGCCTCTTTATACTTATGATTTATCCCATATGGACGTAATTAGATGCGCATCCGCGCTCGAGATCCTAACGGGTCCTGGCCAACACCCCTGGTTGCGTTTTCCGCATGCTAAACATCACTCGAGACGGTCTATGTCATAGAGCGTCCGCTGAAAGGTTTGATCTAGTCCGCACGTTAACCCGCCGTCAACTACGAGCTCGGTTCCGGTCACGAACCGACCGAGGTCGCTGGTCAGGTACAGGACTGCGTTCGCGACGTCATCGGGCGTCCCAAACTCTTGCAATGGATACTGGTCAAGCAGTTGTTCGCGGAAACGCTCGTCCCAGTCTGCGGCGCGTTGTTCACGTCGGGATTCGGTGATAATCGTTCCTGGACAGACGGCGTTCGAACGAACTCCGTACCGACCGTACTGAGTCGCAATCAGACGAGAAAAGGCGTGTGTCCCATTCTTTGCCGCAGAGTATGCAGGGAGGCCGAGACCAGTGAGCGCGTTTGCCGAGGAAACGAACACGATGGACCCGCCATCCGATTCGATCATCACCGGCAACACTTCGCGTGTGCAGGTGTATGGCCCAGTCAGGTTCAGATCGATGATCGTCTCCCAGGAGTCCTGATCGACGGTGTGAGCGATATCATCGTCAAGCGCGCCGCCGGCGTTGTTCACGAGGATGTCTACCGTCCCGAACTCTTCAAGCGCCTCGTCAACCATCGAACGGACAGATGTCGTCCCCGTCACGTCAGTCTTCACGAACAGCGCTTCTCCATCAACGGCCTCGATTCGAGATACGGTTTCGAACGCGTTTTCAGCGTCGACATCGGCGACTACGACTTTGGCTCCCTCTCCGGCGAGCGTCGATGCGATCTCCC from Natronorubrum halophilum encodes:
- a CDS encoding SDR family NAD(P)-dependent oxidoreductase — its product is MDNRVLEGQTAIVTGGAKGIGREIASTLAGEGAKVVVADVDAENAFETVSRIEAVDGEALFVKTDVTGTTSVRSMVDEALEEFGTVDILVNNAGGALDDDIAHTVDQDSWETIIDLNLTGPYTCTREVLPVMIESDGGSIVFVSSANALTGLGLPAYSAAKNGTHAFSRLIATQYGRYGVRSNAVCPGTIITESRREQRAADWDERFREQLLDQYPLQEFGTPDDVANAVLYLTSDLGRFVTGTELVVDGGLTCGLDQTFQRTLYDIDRLE
- a CDS encoding DoxX family protein; this translates as MASGTTCDGRDSTLNNQSKDEMYSLLGRHVKSYEEHIYFVFRVLVGLLFMQHGAQKLFGLFGGVSGSGSAAPLLGMYGVAGVIELIGGLLLVIGVLTRLVALIAAGQMVVAQFIAHLPDGIIPIQNGGELGLLYIAAFLVLVLYGSGQYSLEHLFLDREIV